The following DNA comes from Sediminitomix flava.
TAGTAAAATGCCCTATAATTAGCCCTTTCAAATGGCTTCTGAAGGCTATATCTTTTGCAAAAGTGTTCTCTAAATATTCATTAAAAATCTTTTCTGACAAATGATAAACTACATGTTTCTTCTTTTCTAGATAATCTTGAAAAACAGCAATTAATAAGCTATGCTGCATTTTCGCGATTGGACGTAAAGTTTTATTCTGAAATTGCTCCGCTTCCGTCATGTTGCTCCGTACTACCGCTCTAGGTATTTCTGGACGGATACTTTCTCTTTGATCTAACATTAGAATTTCAATAAATAGATCGCTCACTTCCTGTATAACTCTAGAGAGACTAGAGCTGTTCTGAACTTAGCTTGTTTTTGTTTATTTAAACGAGGGTTTTTATTCAACAAAAAAAAGATCAATTGGTTTCGAAAATAAGACAAAACTGACAAAATACATCTTCTTACATCTCAACTTAAATCTTATAAAATAGTGGCACAACGTACTTTTAGCCCCCAAAAAATAAATTTTAAAGAAAGTCTATACTCACTAAAATTCATTCCCAGATTTTTTCAAGAGATTAGATCTGTCAACCCTCTTTTGTTCTACCTAAATATAACAGGACGACTCATCAGTGCTTTACTTCCTTTACTTATGCTTTGGGTTGGAAAAATCATTATTGACGAAGTCGTTTTACAGATAGATGCCATAAATAAAGACCTAAGCTTTCTATGGTGGTTAGTGGGTGCCGAATTTGGTTTAGCTGTTGCTTCAGACCTTCTGAGTAGAGGTATCAACCTAACAGACTCGCTTCTTGGCGATCAATACTCTATAGATTCCTCAGTGAAAATCATCAAGAAGACTGCCGAACTAAATCTAGATCAGCTCGAAGATGCAGACTTCTATGACAAACTCGAAAGAGCGAGAAGACAAACAGCAGGACGAGTAACACTTATGTCAAATGTACTTTCTCAAGTTCAAGACATTATCGTTGTCATTTCATTGTTAGTGGGTGTCGTTTCTTTTGAACCATGGCTGATTCTTCTCTTAGTCGTTTCTATTGCTCCTACAATAATGAATGAAATCAAGTTTAACGGAACAAGTTATTC
Coding sequences within:
- a CDS encoding glyoxalase; this translates as MSDLFIEILMLDQRESIRPEIPRAVVRSNMTEAEQFQNKTLRPIAKMQHSLLIAVFQDYLEKKKHVVYHLSEKIFNEYLENTFAKDIAFRSHLKGLIIGHFTMEEYSFYISNNSEINKRITNLLKERLRSSREEFVK